Within the Oculatellaceae cyanobacterium genome, the region ATTTAACTGAGTCATACTGCCATCATAAATAATTTCTCGTACTGTCTCATCGACATTCAGTAACTCAACAATTGCCTCTCGTCCCCAATAGCCAGAATTAAAACATTTAGCACAACCTTTTCCCCGTTTCCAGGTATCTCGATTAGTATATTTGTGATCTAATCCTAGTACTCTTAAATCGGCTTCAGTGGGTTTGTAAGGTTCTGCACAATCAGGACAAATTCGGCGTACTAAACGTTGAGCAACAATTCCCAACAAAGCGTCACTAATTAAACTGGGATCGGGGCCAATATCTTTTAATCGGGGAATAGCACCTGGAGCATCGTTAGTGTGTAGAGTAGTTAAAACTAAGTGTCCTGTCAATGCTGCCCGCACTGCTGTTTCTGCTGTTTCTTTGTCGCGAATTTCCCCCAACATAATGATGTCTGGGTCTTGGCGCAGAATTGAGCGTAACCCAGCAGCAAAGGTCATTCCTGCTGGTTCATTTACCTGAGTTTGGGTAATGCGTGGCAATACATACTCTACAGGGTCTTCTACTGTAACGACATTGACTTCTTCTGTGGCGACTTCTTGCAAACTGGTATACAGCGTACTGGTTTTACCAGAACCTGTAGGCCCTGTAATAATAATCATTCCTTGGGGCTGCTGTAACCAACTACTGTATGTTTGCATCGCATCGGGTGCGAATCCCAATTTATTCATATCAGTAAACGGGTTTTGGCGGGGTAGTAAGCGAATTACTACTTTTTCACCACCAACACAGGGAAGGGTACTTACCCGCAAATCCATTCCCTGTTGTGCTTCTTCAGGACTGTTATATTTCTCGCTAATACGTCCATCTTGTGGTCGCCTACTTTCAGCAATGTCCATTTCCGACATGACTTTGAGGGCAACAATCACTTTACGGCTAATTTCTAAAGGAAGTTTGGTAATGTCACGCAGTACACCATCGATACGATAGCGGACTCTTAATCCCTCTGTCATTGGCTCTAGGTGGACATCTGAAGCACGGTTACGCAATGCTGCTGCAATCAGGGTTTTAATGCGCTCAATTTGATCGACAGATTGAGAAAGGAATACTTCTGTAACTTCGCTGATATCTTCTTGTTCTTGCTCACGGCTGATGGAATTGACTGATTGAGAACTACTTTGTAGTTTGGAATCAATTTTTTGGATGTTTTGCCAGGTGCTATAACTTTTTTTACTAACGGGAATAATTTTGATCTCAGTCAGGGTGCGATCGCTCAGTTCCCTAATCAACTCTAATTCAACTTTCGTAGGGCTTCCGAGATAGTATGAGCCGCGCCACAGCAGTAGAGGAATCAACGCTGGTAAAATACTTTTGTCGGGAAAGTGCTTAAAAAAACGGTAAGTTACTTCTCTGTCAAGTAGTTTTAAGTCTACATTACCCTGCTCGTCTACTAAAGTTTTCAGGGCTTGTTCGCAAGTAATCTCATGATTTCTTAACTTCCGCCAAGCAGACGTAGTATTCTGTAAGCGAGTTTGCATAAAAATTTTTAGTTAAAAATCCGTACCTGAATTACATCTACCTTAGCGTAGGGTAGTAGAGCCGATGCGATCGCCACTCTTGTAGATTCTCCTTACTTTGCGGTTGATGGCTGCAACAATTACTCAGCAAGCATTACATGATGTTACATTTGGCAAGTTTAAATTAAGTTAACCCTTCATTAAGGGTAAAAATATCTACATATATATAGATATGAATGCACTTCTGTTCTCAAGTTGTCAGGCTGAATTATTGGTAATTCGTCTGGCTTATTGATTTTGACTATAACCTACTGAATTATTATTCAATTAGATGTCAAAAACTGCTTCCCCACTTAAAACCCGCTTAGATGATTACTATCAGCAAATCAAAGCTATTATTCTCAACCGTCAAAATCCCATAACAGGTTTGCTACCAGCTTCTACGGCAATAACTGCTCATGGTGATTATACTGATGCTTGGGTACGGGATAATGTTTATAGCATTTTAGCTGTTTGGGGATTAGGGTTAGCTTACCGCAACTTAGACAATAACCACAGGCGCACATATTTTCTTCAACAAAGCGTAGTCAAGCTGATGCGTGGGTTGTTATTCTGTATGATGCGACAGGTGCATAAAGTTGAACGCTTCAAAGAAACTCAATCTTTACTTGATGCTTTGCACGCCAAATATAATACCCAAACTGGTGACATTGTAGTAGGTGATGACCAGTGGGGACACTTACAACTTGATGCCACATCATTATTTATCTTGATGCTGGCGCAAATGACTGAATCTGGGTTAAAAATTATCTATACATACGATGAAGTTAATTTTGTCCAAAATTTAGTTTATTACATTGGTCGAACTTATCGCACACCTGATTATGGACTGTGGGAAAGAGGCAATAAAATTAATCGTGGTAATCCAGAACTAAATGCTAGTTCCGTAGGTATGGCATTAGCTGCCTTAGAAGCAATTAATGGATTAGATTTATTTGGAGTGTATGGTAGTCAGCACTCAGTAATTCATGTTTTACCCGATGAAATTGCTCGTACACGTATTACTTTAGAATCTTTACTACCTAGAGAATCTAGCTCAAAGGAAACAGATGCCGCGCTTTTAAGTGTGATTGGTTTTCCAGCTTTTGCGGTTAATAATTCTCAACTAATTGAGCGTACACGAAAGAAAATCATTGATAAATTGCAAGGACGCTACGGTTGCAAACGTTTCTTGCGAGATGGACATCAAACTGTATTAGAAGACCATCATCGGTTACACTATGAACCTGGGGAATTGCAACAGTTTGAGCATATTGAGTGTGAGTGGCCTTTATTCTTCACATACCTATTATTAAATGGCTTGTTTCAAGGAAACACTCAGCAAGTTAAGCAATATCAAGAAAGTTTAGAGTCTTTGCTAGTTGAGCGAGACGGTTTACGCTTATTACCAGAAGTATATTATGTCCCTGCGGAATCTGTAGAAGCAGAAAGGTTATCTCCTCAAAGTCAAAAACGGCTTCCTAATCAAAATGTCCCGTTAGTGTGGGCGCAAAGTTTATATTTCCTCGGTCAAATGTTGAGTGAAGGATTAGTAGCTGTCGGGGATATTGATCCTTTAGGTCGTCATTTAAATATTGGAAATTATCAACTGCCTGTAGTTCAAATTGCCCTTTTAGCAGAATCAGAAGAGTTACGAAACCAATTAGCTACTTATGGCATTGCCACCCAAACTTTAGCGCAAATACAGCCAATTCAAGTACGCACTGCTAATGAGCTAGCAGATATTTATGCTCAGATTGGTAGCAATTCTAAACTAGGTTTAACAGGTCGTCCGCGTCGAAGGTTACGGAGTTTAACTACATCTAAAATATTTCGCATTCAGGGAGAAACTATAGTTTTCTTACCTTCTTTTGCAGATACACAACAATTTTACTTAAATTTTGATTACCACTTTTTAACGGCACAAATAAAAAGTGAACTTGCTTATATTCAGTCAAATTGGACTTCTTTAGGCAGACCAACTTTAAGTTTGTTGATTACACAAACAATGTTTGATACTGGTTCTGAGGCTTTGTTGGAACTGATTAAAGAGTTACAAAGAGGTGAGTGTAATGGTGTAGCCGTTAGATTAGGGCGTTTACATCAATTAATGTTAACAGCCAGCATAGAATCTATTGATTTTCTAGAAAGTTTTGAATTTGCAGATTCTCCAGTTGAGGAAGCTGCACATTCTCAGGAATACTTAGCTTACAATCCTGATAAAAATCAGCCTTTAAGCCCTACAGAAGAATTAACTATAGAATGCTTATGCAATTTAGAGTTGTTGTTACAGCGTTTACGCATTTCAGATAATATTTACGAACAAATTGAATTATTACAAGCAATCCAGCGTTTACAAGGATTGGATTTTGATACTGGTTTAGGTGATTCAGATCGTACTGTAAAAGTAGTTGATTTAATTAATGAAGTTTATCTCAAAGCTGGTACGCCTAACCAAGTTAAAATATCATCCTTTGTCGATCAATGGGAGGAAGCTCAATCTAAAATTGACTGGGGGGTGGTGCGTCGTGCGGCTGGTTTGTTGAATAAGGTTGATCTAAATTTATTAGATGCGGTGACAGAAATTTTGATCCGCCAAAAAGAAATTATGGTGGGTAAGTCTTACAGTGAAGCTTCGCTGATTACAAGACCTATTCCTGAGACGGAAATATTGGAGAAAATCAGCACTTTTTGTCGAGAAGATATCCGCGATCGCGTCCTCACTCAAGAAATTCTCCTATACTTAGGATTACTGATAAAATCTGAGCCACAACTCTTTAAAGGTTTACTGACTCTAAGAGTTGGCTATCTAATTTTATTAATTACCAGTGAACTAGCAAGCGAATTACAGTTAACGCAAGATGAAGCTTACGAACGATTGATGCAACTTAGCCCATCTGAAATTAAAAATTGTCTGCGTCAAGCTTTAGCTGATTATAATGATTTGCATCAAGTAGTCTTTCAACAAGAAGCTTTGCGCGTTAACCAGCAATTAGAAGATATTGAATGGTTAGTAATTGCAGAAACAAATGGATCAGAACCACCAGTAGGAGGTTGGTTAAGGAAGCGACAACGAGACGGCGCATTTAACCGTGTTCCCACTGACTTTTATCCGAGTATTTGGCGGTTACTGACACACTGTAAAGGATTGGTAATTGGGGATAAGTTAGAACGTCGCAACCGCTTAGAGAGTCATTTAATTTTACCAGAAATGACACCAGGAGAAAAGAACTTTGCCCTACTGGTGGAACATTTGTTAAATAAGATACCTACGGCTGAAACCAGACAAGTTAATATAGAGGCTTTGATGGCATTGGCTGCATTAGGCGATCGCAATCCGAAATTACAAATCGAAGATTATATTGTTCTAGATGTAGTAATTGGTCATGCTGTTAGATTAGCGTGGTTAGACCCATTTTTAAAAGACATTTTTGCTAGTGGAGTAAAACCTGATACTGATCCAGCAGCTAGTTACGATCAACACAAAATTACAGCATGGCGAACTTTTTATGATAATTCTCCCTTTGTCTGCGCTAGTTATATAATTCGGTCTCTACAATTTTTGACAGAGTTAGGAATGTCTTAATTATTGATTACTATATCAACAAAATCCTCTAATAAATTACAAACCATCCCTGCATATTTAGGGATGGTTGTGTAATATTAAAACTAAGGAATGCGTATTATAACTAGATTGTTTGTGTGGAATTATTTTCCTAATTTCTTCAATTGTTTACGGATCTCACTAGGAAGATAACTTAAAGCTTTACCTTGCCATCCTTTTGCTCTTTGATATTCCAGCTTTCCACAATAAGTGTCGCCTTTATGAATATGCCATCCCCAGTTAGCTGGAATTACTTCGTATCCTGATAAACTATTAGCCAAATAATTCGTGAGTTGCTCAAGATCTTTTGGAGTAATCATGGTGTTATGTAACCTTTTATTATTGTTAAAGAATCAAAGCGTTTGTTATATAACTTCATAGTATTTTTTAGTTTACTATCTATCCCCATCCTTAAGGCTTATTTAGTCAATTCTTTAGGGTAGATATGGTTACTCAATAAATCAGTAGTAGTAGAATGTTTAATTTTAAAAGATGTATTTATTTAGAGTGATGGATATATGTTGAGTAAGATATACTAAGACTGGAGTAATAAAACTTTTGGTATAGGATTGAAGGTGGTATTAAATACCCATTTCCTTTCCTCCGCAAAACAAGTGTTATGCCAATATTTACATTTAAAGTGTAAAGCCCTAGGATGAGCGGCTGTGGGCTGATGCAATCAAGAAGCTGTTTAAGGGGTGCAAAGCCTCCAACGAGAATTCCCGGCAGGCTCCGGTAAAGAGAATCCGCACACAGGGGGCAGAAGGTAGAGTCGAACACAGATATTTAAATATTTGCGTTTATATTTCTATATTTAATATTTGTATTTTTTTTGGTTAAAATCTTGAATTATGGTAATTAACAATGATTGTAATAGTAGGTAAAGTAGCATTTTTTTGTTTAGCTTTAATTATATTGTCTGGAGCAAAGCCAATATCTGATGTAGATAAATTTCAACCTGATTATAAAAATAGATTATTCTTAACAGCCAATAATAATAAACAAATGCAGGTTGCTTTAGCTGAAAGATTTTATCAAGGACTTGCCGTTATCGGCTTTAGCGATGGTATTAACTATAAGTTTGGTTATCTTAATCAAAAAGGCAAGATAGTCATAAAACCCCAATTTAATGGGGCTGGTAAGTTTTCTGAGGGTTTAGCGCCTGTAGGAATTGGTAATAAATTTGGATATATCAATCAAACTGGAGCTACAGTTATTAAGCCAGAATTTGATGAAGCTGAAAGTTTTTCTGAAGGTTTAGGGCGAATAGGCATTCGTGCTAGATATGGATATGTTAACAAATTAGGAAAAATAGTAATTAAGCCAGAATTTGAATATGCCAAAATGTTTTCCGAAAATCTAGCTGTTGTGCAGATTAAGGGTAAGATGGGCTACATTGACAAAACAGGTAAAGTAGCCATTCAGCCACAGTTTAATGGTGCTGCTAGTTTTTCCGAAGGTTTAGCTGCTATTGAAGTTAAGGGCAAACTTGGCTTCATAGACAAAACTGGCAAGATAGTCATTAAACCACAATTTGATGAAGTCGCTTATTTTTCGGAAGGACTGGCAGTAGTCAAAAGTAACAACAAGTATGGTTATATTGACAAACTCGGAAATGTAGCTATACCTCTACAGTTTGAACAAGCTGAGATGAAAGAAGATTCCTACTATCAAGAACCAGCAGCTTTCAGCTTTTCACAGGGTTTGGCATCAGTAAAAATTGATGGTAAACGCGCTTATATTAATAGAAATGGTTTATTAGTTATTTCCACTGAATTTACCCGTGCTTCAAACTTTGTTGAAGGAATGGCTGCTATAGAAATTGATGGCAAAATTGGGTATATTGACATGACAGGAAAAATGGTTATTCCTGCAAAATTTGATTGGGCTGAACCTTTTTCAGAAGGATTAGCTGCTGTCATGGTTAATAGTCAATGGGGCTATATTAATCAAGCAGGAAAATATGTAATTAGTACAAATTTTAATAACTATTTCTAAAATTACTACTTGTGTCTTGGTTTTAAAAACAAACAAAAAAAAGAACTTAAATATTTAACTATCTAAGTTCCTCTTAATTAGTCTCTACTTATATTTCTTACATCGTCAAAGATTGAACATTTGTTTCAATTAACTTCGCCAAATCTTTCAAGAATGCAGCCGCATGAGCGCCATAAATAATCCGGTGATCGCAAGTAATATTTACCTGCATTTGTCGGCGTACTCCCATCAATCCATCTTCTGTTGCTACGACTTGAGGACGTGCTGCACCAATAGCCAGAATAGAACCTTGTCCAGGTGGAAGAATGGCATCAAAGCGATCAACACCAAACATTCCTAGATTGGATAATGTGAACGTGCCAGAATTATACTCTTGTGGTTGTAACTGCTTGCTGCGGGAACGATCTACTAAATCTTTCCAAGCGCGAGACAAGGAGTAGATATCCATTTGATCTGCGTTTTGCAGTACAGGGGTAATTAGTCCACCATCATCCATTGCGACTGCTACAGCAATATTAATAGCACCGTGATACTGGATACCTTGCTCTGTATAGCTGGCATTTACTAAAGGATGTTTTTGTAAAGTCACTGCTACAGCTTTAACTAGCAGTGCTGTCATGGTGACACCCTTAGATTTAACTTGCTTGTAAAGCTTATCTAGATTATCTGTAGTGATGGTGTAGCCAACGCGGTAAGTAGGAACTTGCAAGCTGGCAACCATGTTCCGCACTACGGCGTTTTGTAGCGTGTTTAATGCTACTACTTGACCAGCGACAGCAGCAGGCGCTACTGGTGCTGTCGCTGGTTTTGCTGGTGCAACTGGTGTAGGTGCGGGTACTGGTGCTACAGGTGGGGTAACAGGAACCATTCCAGGTGTTGCAGTTGTACCTGCGGTTTGTTTACCTGGGTTAGCAGCAGCTTGGACATCTTCTGCAACAATGCGCCCGTGAGGGCCACTACCTTGCAAGCTGTTGAGATCAACTTTGAGTTCTTTAGCTAATTTTTTGGCGCGAGGAGAAACAACGGCGCGTCCATTTCTGCGGCTGCCATTGCCATTGGCTTGAGTAGCTACTGGGGTAGCCTCAACTACCGCTACTGCTGCTTGTGCTTCGGGTTGTGCGGTAGCAGCACTTGCGGCTTGATTGTTTTGAGAGGCTTGCTGCTTGGCGGTTTCTATTTCTGCTTCGGTTTCTGCAACGAGTGCGATCGCAGCGCCCACAGGAGCAGCTTCACCAGCAGATACAACGATTGTAGCTAGATAGCCCTCATAAAAGGACTCAACATCCATATCTGCCTTGTCCGACTCGACCACCACAACGGTTTCGCCTTTTTCCACTTTGTCGCCTGGGGACTTGAGCCAGGAGACAATCTTGCCTTCAGTCATGGTGGAACTCAGCGCGGGCATGAAAACTTCGTGGATCATGGGTGGTCTTCCGAATCAATAGTCTAGGACAACATTGACAACATTAAGGTCAAACCAGCATTGTACCTTGGATTGGTCAGCATTGGCATTTATAGCAAGTAGCCGTCAGCTTTCAGCCCTCTTCCGTTAGATTTATCTTCATCTAGTTAGCTAGACTTCTCCAAAAATAAATGTAGAGACGTACTATGGTAGGTCTCTACAAGGGTTTAAGGGTTAGCACCTTTAATTTCTGGAGGTGTCTAGCTAATAGCTAAGAGATTTTATAAATCGCCACGAATTTCTTCGACAATTCCATCACGTAGGAGAATTTCTACTTGCAATTTGTTAATTAAATTGTCTCCCTTTTTAAGACTGAAAAGCCCATCTATTTGACCTTGGTTAACCTCCTGGTTCATTTCTAGGAACTGCACTTGCTGCAATTGTTGGAGAATTTGATTTTTCTGATCTAGCAGTTCACTTTTTCTTTGATTGACCTGCATTTGAATATTCTCAATTTGTTGGACAACTTGTGGCCCAGGCGGCTGAATACTTTGCTTTTGAATTTCTGCGATCGCCCGTTGTCCTTGAGTTTCTAACTGCTGCAACTGACCGTCAAGTTCATTAATTTGTGCTTGCAGTTGTTGTTGCGCTTCCTCTTTCCAACGAGGAGTAACAACGGCTTTGATCGTAACAGGACGCTTGAGGGTGAAATTTGAATCCATAAACATTTCGTGGAGAAAATTTGCTTTTTTTGTACAAAGCTAGTCGCAGATCAGTTTGCCTTTGGATCAGGTTTCGGTGAAATGCCTCGCATTTTAGTGACGCGGCTTTTTAAGATAGCTGACGGCTTTGTGCTGACTGCCTAAGCGCTTTAGTTGTTAGTGATTAGTCATTAGTTTTTTGCTAATCACTAATCACCAATGACTGCTGTTAAAACATCCCGTTGATCATATCGTGATAGCGTTCCATCACAACCGGACGGCGGATTTTCAAAGTTTGGGTCATCATCCCATTCTCAATCGAGAACGGTTCTAGGATTAACTTGAAAATCACAATCCGGTCATCAGGGCGATATCCAGGGCGGTTTTGTACCTCTCGGTTTAATTCTTGACGGAATAAATCTTGAATTTGTTTGCTGTCAAGGTCAATTTCTTTTAATTGACTTTGGGATGCTTCCAGTTTAGGCAAATTAGGAACATCTGCGGGTAGGCGCAATTGCAAGTTTTGAGAAAATGCCCACTGTTGTAGTGCATCTAAATTCGGCACAATTAAAGCACCTAGAGATTTCTGATCTTGCCCCACCAACACAATCTGATCGACGTAGGCACTCCGCAAACAAGCATCTTCAATCGGTTGCGGTTCAATGTTTTCGCCATTAGTTAAAACAATTGTATCTTTAGCCCGACCCGTCAACACCAAATCATTTTCTTTTGTCACCCAACCCAAGTCGCCACTATCAAACCAACCTTCAGAATCAATTGCTTTAGCTGTAGCTTCAGGGTTTTGATAGTAACCTTGCATTACTTGTGGCCCTCGAATCATCACTAAACCACGTTCACCAGGGGGAAGAGGTTGGCGGGTTTCTGGATTAACTATTTTTATTTCTGTACCTGCAATGGGTTTCCCAGAAGAACCGCGCAGGTTACGCCAAGGGCGACGGGCGTTAGTAACAGGTGATGTTTCTGTTAAACCGTAACCTACAAGAATGTTAACTCCAATAATTTCAAAGAAATTTTCTAGGTGTTTGGCTAGGGAACCACCTCCACTAATTACCTGTATGATTTCTCCACCAGTAGCTTCCCGAACTTTGCCATAAACTAAGCGTTCTCCGAGTGCATGAACAGGGGCTAGAATGGAGGCTTGGACTTTAGCACTAATTCGCTCCGTAGCTGAAGGATTGAGATTTTCTAGATCTAAACCTTGCGCCTGACGACGTGCTTTGATGTAGCGTTGACTAATACTAAAGAAAGTATTAATCAATTTTTGTTTATTCGCGGGTTGTTCGCGGAACTGCTTTTGCGCTCCTTCATAAATAGATTCCCACAATCTGGGAACTGCAACCATATAGTTTGGTTTGAATGTTTTTAAGTCTTGTTTGATATAGCGCA harbors:
- a CDS encoding GspE/PulE family protein produces the protein MQTRLQNTTSAWRKLRNHEITCEQALKTLVDEQGNVDLKLLDREVTYRFFKHFPDKSILPALIPLLLWRGSYYLGSPTKVELELIRELSDRTLTEIKIIPVSKKSYSTWQNIQKIDSKLQSSSQSVNSISREQEQEDISEVTEVFLSQSVDQIERIKTLIAAALRNRASDVHLEPMTEGLRVRYRIDGVLRDITKLPLEISRKVIVALKVMSEMDIAESRRPQDGRISEKYNSPEEAQQGMDLRVSTLPCVGGEKVVIRLLPRQNPFTDMNKLGFAPDAMQTYSSWLQQPQGMIIITGPTGSGKTSTLYTSLQEVATEEVNVVTVEDPVEYVLPRITQTQVNEPAGMTFAAGLRSILRQDPDIIMLGEIRDKETAETAVRAALTGHLVLTTLHTNDAPGAIPRLKDIGPDPSLISDALLGIVAQRLVRRICPDCAEPYKPTEADLRVLGLDHKYTNRDTWKRGKGCAKCFNSGYWGREAIVELLNVDETVREIIYDGSMTQLNRYLKEINFVSFRISAIEKITTGVTTIEEVLRVLPLSTFSRNRQLSPSVTIEQLSSIGKSENGSIALH
- a CDS encoding glycoside hydrolase family 15 protein; this translates as MSKTASPLKTRLDDYYQQIKAIILNRQNPITGLLPASTAITAHGDYTDAWVRDNVYSILAVWGLGLAYRNLDNNHRRTYFLQQSVVKLMRGLLFCMMRQVHKVERFKETQSLLDALHAKYNTQTGDIVVGDDQWGHLQLDATSLFILMLAQMTESGLKIIYTYDEVNFVQNLVYYIGRTYRTPDYGLWERGNKINRGNPELNASSVGMALAALEAINGLDLFGVYGSQHSVIHVLPDEIARTRITLESLLPRESSSKETDAALLSVIGFPAFAVNNSQLIERTRKKIIDKLQGRYGCKRFLRDGHQTVLEDHHRLHYEPGELQQFEHIECEWPLFFTYLLLNGLFQGNTQQVKQYQESLESLLVERDGLRLLPEVYYVPAESVEAERLSPQSQKRLPNQNVPLVWAQSLYFLGQMLSEGLVAVGDIDPLGRHLNIGNYQLPVVQIALLAESEELRNQLATYGIATQTLAQIQPIQVRTANELADIYAQIGSNSKLGLTGRPRRRLRSLTTSKIFRIQGETIVFLPSFADTQQFYLNFDYHFLTAQIKSELAYIQSNWTSLGRPTLSLLITQTMFDTGSEALLELIKELQRGECNGVAVRLGRLHQLMLTASIESIDFLESFEFADSPVEEAAHSQEYLAYNPDKNQPLSPTEELTIECLCNLELLLQRLRISDNIYEQIELLQAIQRLQGLDFDTGLGDSDRTVKVVDLINEVYLKAGTPNQVKISSFVDQWEEAQSKIDWGVVRRAAGLLNKVDLNLLDAVTEILIRQKEIMVGKSYSEASLITRPIPETEILEKISTFCREDIRDRVLTQEILLYLGLLIKSEPQLFKGLLTLRVGYLILLITSELASELQLTQDEAYERLMQLSPSEIKNCLRQALADYNDLHQVVFQQEALRVNQQLEDIEWLVIAETNGSEPPVGGWLRKRQRDGAFNRVPTDFYPSIWRLLTHCKGLVIGDKLERRNRLESHLILPEMTPGEKNFALLVEHLLNKIPTAETRQVNIEALMALAALGDRNPKLQIEDYIVLDVVIGHAVRLAWLDPFLKDIFASGVKPDTDPAASYDQHKITAWRTFYDNSPFVCASYIIRSLQFLTELGMS
- a CDS encoding WG repeat-containing protein is translated as MIVIVGKVAFFCLALIILSGAKPISDVDKFQPDYKNRLFLTANNNKQMQVALAERFYQGLAVIGFSDGINYKFGYLNQKGKIVIKPQFNGAGKFSEGLAPVGIGNKFGYINQTGATVIKPEFDEAESFSEGLGRIGIRARYGYVNKLGKIVIKPEFEYAKMFSENLAVVQIKGKMGYIDKTGKVAIQPQFNGAASFSEGLAAIEVKGKLGFIDKTGKIVIKPQFDEVAYFSEGLAVVKSNNKYGYIDKLGNVAIPLQFEQAEMKEDSYYQEPAAFSFSQGLASVKIDGKRAYINRNGLLVISTEFTRASNFVEGMAAIEIDGKIGYIDMTGKMVIPAKFDWAEPFSEGLAAVMVNSQWGYINQAGKYVISTNFNNYF
- a CDS encoding dihydrolipoamide acetyltransferase family protein; translated protein: MIHEVFMPALSSTMTEGKIVSWLKSPGDKVEKGETVVVVESDKADMDVESFYEGYLATIVVSAGEAAPVGAAIALVAETEAEIETAKQQASQNNQAASAATAQPEAQAAVAVVEATPVATQANGNGSRRNGRAVVSPRAKKLAKELKVDLNSLQGSGPHGRIVAEDVQAAANPGKQTAGTTATPGMVPVTPPVAPVPAPTPVAPAKPATAPVAPAAVAGQVVALNTLQNAVVRNMVASLQVPTYRVGYTITTDNLDKLYKQVKSKGVTMTALLVKAVAVTLQKHPLVNASYTEQGIQYHGAINIAVAVAMDDGGLITPVLQNADQMDIYSLSRAWKDLVDRSRSKQLQPQEYNSGTFTLSNLGMFGVDRFDAILPPGQGSILAIGAARPQVVATEDGLMGVRRQMQVNITCDHRIIYGAHAAAFLKDLAKLIETNVQSLTM
- a CDS encoding YlqD family protein, translating into MDSNFTLKRPVTIKAVVTPRWKEEAQQQLQAQINELDGQLQQLETQGQRAIAEIQKQSIQPPGPQVVQQIENIQMQVNQRKSELLDQKNQILQQLQQVQFLEMNQEVNQGQIDGLFSLKKGDNLINKLQVEILLRDGIVEEIRGDL
- a CDS encoding long-chain fatty acid--CoA ligase — protein: MNNSVRNYPYQITEQERSNLNRLVDYTSVQSLPEIWSLAAKKFGETVALKNPHVNPEVVITYSQLNQQIQKFAAGLQSLGVKAGDRISLFADNSPRWFIADQGIMTAGAVDAVRSGQAEQEELRFIMANSGSTALVVEDLKTLNKLRDYLNDLPIKLIVLLSDETPEDLANIKMLNFSGLIEVGSSVQLQPVTQIKDTLATLIYTSGTTGQPKGVMLSHGNLLHQVLTLGTVIQPQQGSRVLSILPSWHSYERSVEYFLLSQGCTQVYTNLRYIKQDLKTFKPNYMVAVPRLWESIYEGAQKQFREQPANKQKLINTFFSISQRYIKARRQAQGLDLENLNPSATERISAKVQASILAPVHALGERLVYGKVREATGGEIIQVISGGGSLAKHLENFFEIIGVNILVGYGLTETSPVTNARRPWRNLRGSSGKPIAGTEIKIVNPETRQPLPPGERGLVMIRGPQVMQGYYQNPEATAKAIDSEGWFDSGDLGWVTKENDLVLTGRAKDTIVLTNGENIEPQPIEDACLRSAYVDQIVLVGQDQKSLGALIVPNLDALQQWAFSQNLQLRLPADVPNLPKLEASQSQLKEIDLDSKQIQDLFRQELNREVQNRPGYRPDDRIVIFKLILEPFSIENGMMTQTLKIRRPVVMERYHDMINGMF